A region of Micropterus dolomieu isolate WLL.071019.BEF.003 ecotype Adirondacks linkage group LG01, ASM2129224v1, whole genome shotgun sequence DNA encodes the following proteins:
- the LOC123980009 gene encoding gamma-crystallin S-like isoform X2, with protein sequence MAIQNTAPAEQCFRVETLLLKQIVFYEDKNYQGRRYECDSDCSDFHSYLSRCNSARVESGTWVIYERPNYMGYQYVLTRGEYPDFQSWNGLNDRVNSCKMIHFASGDPYKIQLYVKGDFGGQVFEATEDCPSVLEKFHWREVHSCRVLGGWWVFYEHPHFKGRQYLLERGEYRKPVDWGAICPTVQSFRKLTE encoded by the exons ATGGCCATACAAAATACTGCACCAGCTGAACAGTGTTTTCGAGTTGAAACTCTGCTGCTCAAACAG ATCGTCTTCTACGAGGACAAGAACTACCAGGGTCGCAGGTATGAGTGTGACAGCGACTGCAGCGACTTCCACTCATACCTGAGTCGTTGTAACTCGGCCCGCGTGGAGAGCGGGACCTGGGTGATCTACGAGAGACCAAACTACATGGGGTACCAGTACGTCCTGACCAGAGGCGAGTACCCCGACTTCCAGAGCTGGAATGGCCTCAACGACAGAGTCAACTCCTGCAAGATGATTCACTTT GCCAGTGGAGATCCTTACAAGATCCAGCTCTATGTAAAAGGGGACTTTGGTGGTCAGGTGTTTGAAGCGACTGAGGACTGTCCCTCCGTGCTGGAGAAGTTCCACTGGAGAGAGGTTCACTCCTGCAGGGTCCTGGGAGGCTGGTGGGTCTTTTACGAGCACCCTCACTTCAAGGGCCGCCAGTATCTGCTGGAGAGAGGCGAGTACCGCAAGCCGGTGGACTGGGGAGCCATCTGCCCTACGGTGCAGTCTTTCAGAAAGCTAACTGAGTAG